One region of Fusarium oxysporum f. sp. lycopersici 4287 chromosome 14, whole genome shotgun sequence genomic DNA includes:
- a CDS encoding hypothetical protein (At least one base has a quality score < 10), producing the protein MDADKQIHLIAKGNKRPSPHPDKTSVSSSV; encoded by the coding sequence atggacgCCGACAAACAGATccacctcatcgccaagggcaacaaaCGACCATCGCCCCACCCCGACAAGACCTCCGTGTCTTCATCCGTCTAG